One bacterium genomic window carries:
- the asnB gene encoding asparagine synthase (glutamine-hydrolyzing): protein MCGIAGIVGAEPDARAPELVRRMLGALGHRGPDDRGVWSDPAGTAVLGTCRLSILDLSPAGHQPMATPDGSLVVAYNGEVYNYRELRAELEASGVEFVSGTDTEVVLKAWERWGEAALERFNGMFAFFVLDRSSGRGYLVRDRFGIKPCLYHLASGRLYFASEAKAFYRLPGEVWEPREDPEALASLLAFQFLDSPGGTVLENLSRLPPGHFLEYDPSAGTCRLRRYYRLESEPRAPGDRPSALAAGRELLESSVNLRLRSDVPVGILLSGGLDSSLVAALAARGHPGKIKTFTAGFLHRLDERPYARAVAETIGSEHHEVVLDPGELCRRIEEVIPAFDALTSLDAGIFTIWFILEKLKEHRVKVMLVGEGADEVFGGYSWFRLSRPPFSILPLPLRSRLHHYAVSRMFRGAAASAGRMRAKIEAYRDPDIFRQISRWEIEEQLPSNYLMKVDHATMAHSVEARVPYLDHRLVEFAFGLPPSWKMSPGSGGEKAFLRALAEGLLPPRIASRPKLGFPLSMAEVLKSNRRKVLDYLLAPDSFAREHYSRERIEALADFRPRRYSPLEKEKEFLLWKLFLIEAWRRWLLGFRREASNRDV, encoded by the coding sequence GTGTGCGGCATAGCCGGGATAGTGGGCGCCGAGCCGGACGCCCGGGCTCCGGAGCTGGTGCGGCGGATGCTGGGGGCGCTCGGGCACCGCGGTCCGGACGATCGCGGGGTATGGAGCGATCCCGCCGGGACGGCGGTCCTGGGAACCTGCCGGCTCAGCATCCTCGACCTGTCCCCGGCCGGCCATCAGCCGATGGCGACGCCGGACGGGTCCCTGGTCGTGGCCTACAACGGCGAGGTCTACAACTACCGCGAACTGCGGGCGGAACTGGAGGCGTCCGGCGTTGAGTTCGTATCCGGCACCGACACCGAGGTGGTGCTGAAGGCCTGGGAGCGTTGGGGCGAAGCGGCGCTGGAGCGCTTCAACGGCATGTTCGCTTTTTTCGTCCTCGACCGCTCTTCCGGCCGCGGGTACCTGGTGCGGGACCGTTTCGGGATCAAGCCCTGCTTGTATCATCTCGCTTCCGGACGCCTGTACTTTGCCTCCGAAGCCAAGGCGTTCTACCGTCTCCCCGGCGAGGTCTGGGAGCCCCGGGAGGACCCGGAGGCGCTGGCGTCCCTGCTCGCCTTTCAGTTCCTGGACAGTCCGGGGGGGACGGTTCTGGAAAATCTTTCCCGCCTCCCCCCGGGGCATTTTCTCGAATACGACCCGTCCGCCGGAACGTGCCGGCTGCGCCGGTATTACCGGTTGGAGTCCGAGCCCCGGGCGCCCGGGGACCGACCTTCAGCGCTCGCGGCCGGGCGGGAGTTGCTGGAATCGTCGGTAAACCTGCGGCTGCGCTCCGACGTCCCCGTGGGCATCCTCCTCTCGGGGGGGCTCGACTCCTCCTTGGTGGCCGCTCTGGCCGCCCGGGGGCATCCGGGAAAAATCAAAACCTTCACCGCCGGCTTCCTTCACCGCCTCGACGAGCGCCCCTATGCCCGCGCGGTCGCGGAAACGATCGGTTCGGAGCACCACGAAGTGGTGCTCGACCCCGGGGAACTCTGCCGCCGGATCGAGGAAGTCATTCCGGCGTTCGACGCCCTCACCAGCCTGGACGCCGGGATTTTCACCATCTGGTTCATCCTGGAAAAGCTCAAGGAGCACCGGGTCAAGGTGATGCTGGTGGGGGAGGGGGCCGACGAGGTTTTCGGCGGCTACTCCTGGTTCCGGCTTTCCCGGCCGCCGTTCTCCATCCTGCCGTTGCCGCTGCGTTCCCGGCTCCACCACTACGCCGTCTCCCGCATGTTCCGGGGCGCGGCCGCCAGCGCGGGGAGGATGAGGGCGAAGATCGAGGCCTACCGCGATCCCGACATCTTCCGGCAGATTTCGCGCTGGGAGATCGAGGAACAGCTTCCCAGCAACTACCTGATGAAGGTGGATCACGCCACCATGGCGCATTCGGTCGAGGCCCGCGTCCCCTACCTCGACCACCGGCTGGTCGAGTTCGCCTTCGGACTGCCGCCCTCCTGGAAGATGAGCCCGGGGAGCGGTGGGGAGAAGGCCTTTCTCCGCGCCCTGGCCGAGGGACTTCTCCCCCCCCGGATCGCCTCCCGCCCCAAACTGGGATTTCCCCTCTCCATGGCGGAGGTGCTCAAAAGCAACCGCCGGAAGGTGCTCGACTATCTGCTGGCGCCGGACAGTTTCGCCCGGGAACATTACTCCCGGGAAAGGATCGAAGCCCTGGCCGATTTCCGCCCCCGCCGCTACTCCCCCCTGGAGAAGGAGAAGGAGTTTCTCCTCTGGAAACTCTTTTTGATCGAAGCCTGGCGCCGATGGCTGCTCGGCTTCCGCCGGGAAGCTTCGAACCGCGATGTCTAG
- a CDS encoding glycosyltransferase has product MSPAATVLITTRNEEKNIGPCLASVRAQGLSPGELEILVVDNSSNDRTAEIARSGGARVLERGPERSAQRNLGLAEARGEFVLILDADMRLGAGVIAEGLSRFEHDGAAALYVPEKVVGSGWWARVRNFERGFYDGTVVDAVRFVRRAAALAAGGFDESLNGPEDWDFDRRMRAAGPVGITSAVLYHDEGNFGVRRYLAKKRYYARGFDAYIAKWGRGDPEIRRQFGPYYRYCGVFFENGKWRRLAAHPGLAAGMYCLRFAVGLSCLGRILRGGRGR; this is encoded by the coding sequence GTGAGCCCGGCGGCGACGGTTCTGATCACGACTCGCAACGAGGAGAAGAACATCGGCCCCTGCCTGGCCTCCGTCCGGGCCCAGGGGCTGTCGCCCGGAGAACTGGAAATTCTGGTGGTCGACAACTCCTCGAACGATCGGACGGCGGAGATCGCGCGCTCCGGAGGAGCCCGGGTGCTGGAGCGGGGTCCCGAACGCTCGGCCCAGCGCAACCTGGGGCTGGCGGAGGCCCGGGGGGAGTTCGTGCTGATCCTCGACGCCGACATGCGCCTGGGCGCCGGCGTGATCGCGGAGGGCCTGAGCCGGTTCGAGCACGACGGCGCGGCCGCCCTCTATGTTCCGGAAAAGGTGGTCGGAAGCGGGTGGTGGGCAAGGGTGCGGAATTTCGAGCGGGGGTTTTACGACGGTACCGTCGTCGACGCCGTCCGCTTCGTCCGCCGGGCGGCGGCCCTGGCCGCGGGGGGGTTCGACGAGTCCCTCAACGGCCCCGAGGACTGGGACTTCGATCGGAGAATGCGCGCCGCCGGTCCGGTCGGTATCACCTCCGCCGTCCTCTACCATGACGAGGGGAATTTCGGAGTGAGGCGTTACCTGGCGAAAAAGCGTTATTACGCCCGGGGCTTCGACGCCTATATCGCCAAATGGGGTCGGGGGGATCCGGAGATCCGCAGGCAGTTCGGGCCGTATTACCGGTATTGCGGGGTTTTTTTCGAGAACGGCAAGTGGCGGCGCCTCGCCGCCCACCCCGGGCTGGCGGCGGGGATGTACTGCCTGCGGTTCGCCGTGGGTTTATCCTGCCTGGGGCGGATACTGCGGGGGGGGAGAGGGCGATGA
- a CDS encoding glycosyltransferase → MSRTDVNVVLFATYTVKKGGVRLRTSGPVQPFIDFFVPRFPEVHILEQPLPESEDLLPTLETYRNGTLAERRTLPRWLRPWWHVSRRRQARSGTILRLKFRDILSLLWASSTASGRPIDLLVGMESVNAALGVWLRRAGRARKVVYYLFDFTPRRYGAPLMNRAYLALDRWCCRRCDLVWNISEAYARARIDELGYDPRLLAPQVTVNYGVDVEKIDLPAEDEIDPDRLVFAGTVNFENGIEILMQAFPLIRRRAPAAVLWILGGGRQLERVREWARDPELAGSVRVLGMVSDPAELTGILARSAVALAPYPDYPQSTKRYGDVMKIRDYLACGLPVVTTAVPPVARAIAEEPAGAVSRADPGDFAAAALSLLDDPPLRRRCRENALRLARANTWARNFSRGLAPLGLDSLA, encoded by the coding sequence ATGTCTAGAACGGACGTCAACGTGGTTCTCTTCGCCACCTACACGGTGAAGAAGGGGGGGGTGCGCCTGCGGACCTCGGGTCCGGTGCAGCCGTTCATCGATTTCTTCGTCCCGCGGTTTCCCGAGGTCCACATCCTGGAGCAGCCCCTCCCCGAATCCGAAGATCTTCTCCCCACCCTGGAAACCTATCGGAACGGGACCCTGGCGGAGCGGAGGACCCTGCCGCGGTGGCTGCGGCCCTGGTGGCATGTCTCCCGGCGACGCCAGGCCCGGAGCGGCACCATCCTCCGGCTTAAATTCCGGGACATCCTCTCGTTGCTCTGGGCGTCTTCGACGGCCTCCGGGCGCCCGATCGACCTTCTGGTGGGGATGGAATCGGTCAACGCCGCCCTCGGGGTCTGGCTCCGGCGGGCGGGGCGCGCCCGGAAGGTCGTCTACTACCTCTTCGATTTCACCCCCCGGCGCTATGGCGCCCCCCTGATGAATCGGGCATACCTGGCGCTGGACCGGTGGTGCTGCCGACGCTGCGACCTGGTCTGGAACATCTCCGAAGCTTACGCCCGGGCCCGCATCGACGAACTCGGTTACGATCCCCGCCTTCTCGCCCCCCAGGTCACGGTCAACTACGGCGTGGACGTGGAAAAGATCGACCTTCCCGCCGAAGACGAGATCGATCCCGACCGTCTGGTTTTCGCCGGCACCGTCAACTTCGAAAACGGGATCGAAATTCTTATGCAGGCCTTCCCCCTTATCCGCCGCCGGGCGCCGGCCGCGGTTCTGTGGATACTGGGCGGGGGGAGGCAACTGGAGCGGGTGAGGGAATGGGCCCGCGACCCGGAACTGGCCGGGTCGGTGCGGGTGTTGGGGATGGTCTCCGACCCGGCGGAGCTGACGGGGATATTGGCCCGCAGCGCCGTGGCCCTGGCCCCCTACCCGGACTACCCCCAGTCGACCAAGCGCTACGGCGACGTGATGAAGATCCGCGATTACCTGGCCTGCGGCCTTCCCGTGGTCACGACCGCGGTTCCTCCCGTCGCCCGCGCGATCGCGGAAGAACCGGCGGGTGCGGTGAGCCGCGCCGACCCCGGGGATTTCGCGGCGGCGGCGCTTTCCCTCCTCGATGATCCGCCGCTCCGGCGCCGTTGCCGGGAAAACGCCCTCAGGCTGGCCCGGGCAAACACCTGGGCGCGTAATTTCTCCCGGGGGCTCGCTCCCCTCGGCCTCGATTCCCTTGCCTGA
- a CDS encoding glycosyltransferase codes for MSRARERCDFLFVAHRLGEVGRPKQGGVDRIIEYVVRKGRSAALIENPLGGRGPAVLSLAAGEGWRELGRTRVPFSGPVRWLAEMLATPNLANRHLQGDFTVVCADPLNFAAVVPLLRPGRPGIFLAVDYSPRRFPGRILNAAYRKFFFRAVRRAAGVWAASEPVAELCRAAGGGGKVAWLPNSPFYDEIPRIPPAERDPGELVLIGHLSASLDRDIVSGALRILGSRGIPARLTVIGSGARSFAFPSEGPVRNLGMLPRSEALAAMAGGGLGLAFYGGDPDLDRYRDSIKIREYAAAGLPVLCDGATPTAREGAERGACWIVADSAELAAAVERLCADRALYAEVAGKALAWAREMDKGRILEKLLPLEGDGPCAA; via the coding sequence ATGAGCCGTGCCCGGGAGCGCTGCGACTTTCTTTTCGTCGCCCACCGCCTGGGTGAGGTGGGGCGTCCCAAGCAGGGGGGGGTCGACCGGATCATCGAATACGTCGTCCGCAAAGGCCGTTCGGCGGCGCTGATCGAAAATCCCCTGGGGGGCAGGGGGCCCGCCGTCCTGAGCCTGGCGGCCGGAGAAGGCTGGAGGGAACTGGGCCGTACCCGGGTCCCTTTCTCCGGACCCGTCCGCTGGCTGGCGGAGATGCTGGCCACGCCCAATCTGGCCAACCGGCATCTGCAGGGCGATTTCACCGTCGTCTGCGCCGATCCCCTCAATTTCGCCGCGGTCGTCCCCTTGCTGCGGCCGGGGCGCCCCGGTATCTTTCTCGCGGTCGACTATTCCCCGCGCCGTTTCCCCGGCCGGATACTCAACGCCGCCTACCGGAAATTCTTTTTCCGGGCGGTACGGCGCGCCGCCGGGGTGTGGGCCGCTTCGGAACCGGTGGCCGAACTCTGCCGCGCGGCCGGGGGGGGAGGGAAGGTGGCGTGGCTGCCCAACTCCCCCTTTTACGACGAGATTCCCAGGATTCCGCCCGCGGAGAGAGACCCGGGGGAACTGGTTCTGATCGGGCACCTCTCCGCTTCACTCGACCGGGATATTGTTTCGGGAGCCCTACGCATCCTCGGCTCCCGCGGCATCCCCGCCCGTCTGACCGTCATCGGCTCGGGGGCGAGGAGCTTCGCTTTCCCTTCGGAGGGGCCGGTCAGGAACCTGGGGATGCTCCCGCGGTCCGAGGCCCTGGCGGCAATGGCCGGGGGAGGGCTGGGGCTGGCATTTTACGGGGGCGACCCCGACCTCGACCGCTACCGGGATTCCATCAAGATCCGCGAATACGCGGCCGCGGGCCTGCCCGTGCTCTGCGACGGCGCCACTCCGACCGCCCGGGAGGGAGCCGAGCGGGGAGCCTGTTGGATCGTTGCCGACTCCGCGGAACTGGCCGCCGCCGTGGAACGGTTGTGCGCCGACCGCGCTCTCTACGCCGAAGTCGCCGGGAAAGCCCTCGCCTGGGCCCGGGAGATGGATAAGGGCCGGATACTGGAGAAACTGTTGCCGTTGGAGGGAGACGGGCCGTGTGCGGCATAG
- a CDS encoding glycosyltransferase family 4 protein: MLNIALAASGAGHIRRGIEIWIESLHRRLSGRCRAVLFKGGGTEAGGERVLPCLRRDARIWGGVSSPIPWTARMYAERLSFAPALLGRLKEFDILHTADPFLAALAVYFRKAGYWKGATLLSYQGPGPVWGWYANRVGHVQFLDESYLTGPGARLRDRGRAHVVPNFVDTDVFRPGDPGAARRALEIDVPGPLVVSVGAITGMKGIDLLTRGMERLRRDAGVPAELLLVGQEQSESAAIVARARTRLGGALHVRANLPHRLMPEVYRAADAFALCSPFEPFGIAFIEAMASGVPVLGNRVHPTVSIIGGGGLAADVLSPARTAAALERLLAPDAREVFGKPGRRRALETYSAAVVVGQIVDLYAELAGGGRT, translated from the coding sequence ATGCTGAACATCGCCCTCGCCGCCAGCGGAGCGGGGCACATACGCCGGGGCATCGAAATCTGGATCGAATCGCTCCACCGCCGCCTGAGCGGACGTTGCCGGGCCGTGCTCTTCAAGGGGGGAGGAACGGAAGCCGGGGGGGAGCGGGTACTCCCCTGCCTGCGCCGGGACGCCCGGATCTGGGGAGGGGTCTCGTCCCCCATCCCCTGGACGGCGAGGATGTACGCCGAACGGCTCAGCTTCGCCCCCGCCCTGTTGGGGCGCCTCAAGGAATTCGATATCCTCCATACCGCCGACCCCTTCCTGGCCGCCCTGGCGGTGTACTTCCGGAAAGCCGGGTACTGGAAGGGAGCAACCCTCCTTTCCTACCAGGGGCCCGGCCCGGTATGGGGCTGGTACGCCAACCGGGTCGGCCACGTCCAGTTCCTCGACGAGAGCTATCTGACGGGGCCCGGGGCCCGGCTGCGGGACCGCGGCCGGGCCCACGTCGTCCCCAACTTCGTGGACACCGATGTGTTCCGCCCCGGAGACCCCGGCGCCGCGCGGCGCGCTCTGGAGATCGACGTTCCCGGCCCCCTGGTCGTCTCGGTGGGAGCGATCACGGGGATGAAGGGGATCGACCTCCTCACCCGGGGAATGGAACGGCTGCGCCGGGACGCGGGCGTACCCGCGGAGCTGCTGCTGGTGGGGCAGGAACAGAGCGAGTCCGCCGCTATCGTCGCCCGGGCCCGCACCCGGCTGGGCGGGGCGCTGCACGTGCGCGCGAACCTTCCCCACCGGCTCATGCCCGAAGTCTACCGCGCCGCCGATGCCTTCGCCCTCTGCAGCCCCTTCGAGCCTTTCGGGATAGCCTTCATCGAAGCCATGGCCAGCGGGGTCCCGGTACTGGGCAACCGGGTTCACCCGACCGTTTCCATCATCGGCGGCGGCGGACTGGCCGCGGACGTCCTTTCTCCGGCGCGGACGGCGGCGGCGCTGGAACGCCTGCTGGCGCCGGACGCCCGCGAGGTTTTCGGGAAACCCGGACGCCGCCGGGCCCTGGAAACGTATTCGGCGGCGGTGGTGGTGGGGCAGATCGTCGATCTCTACGCCGAGCTGGCCGGCGGCGGCCGGACCTGA